A segment of the Bacillota bacterium genome:
TTCCTGGCATCATGGGGTGGCTTTGACTCGGCGCACATCGGGTCGTACCTGTTCCATCCTTTCCGACGACCGTATGATGAGGACATGGATGGCGTGTGCGACTCTTGGGAGCACCTGCATCGCTCGCTTGGTTTTGGAAAAGATGACCCATACGCGGTAGAGCGTTGGTGGCTTTACGGTAAGGATGCCACTGGGCGGGAGGTTTGCACGGTGTTGGACCACGAGATGTATGCCCAGCTGTTCGGAGAGTGGAACGGCTACCTCGTCGGCAGTCTGGACGAGCAGGACTGGTCGGAAGGTGGCCGTCAGGACTACTGATCCAGTTCACGTTCAAGCACAGGAGTAACAGCCATGAAGACAATCTTTATATGCGTGCCAGCCGTGGCGTTGCTGAGTGCCTTCGCCCTGGGGGCAGAGTCGCCTCTTAAAGCGCGGTCGAAGGTCATCTTGCCGGGCATCATTTTCAAACCGACCCCGCGTCCTCTGGTGGAGATACACCGGCTGTCTGCGAAGAACCCCGCCGCCTTGCTGTCGTACCTGGATGACCAGTGGTTAGACCGCAAGGTATATGGCACCACAGAACCTCTGGTGAGATGGAAAGACATGGAGGATATGCGTTCCCAGATGCGTGTTTATGCGCTGCGTCGGTTGGGAGATGTGGCTTCTCCGGAACTGATACCCTCACTGGAAGAGTATGTGCGGCGCTACGAGGTAGCAGCAAAACCACTGGAAGGATGGACATATGGGCCAAACGAAATTTATCTAGAGCTGGCAGACCGTGTGCGTTACACCATTGAGCGCATCCGTTGCCGCGCGCAGGGCAGAGATGCCTACGTGAAAGCCATGGTCGCCTGGGTGCAGACCCCTGAGCCTCCCCTCACGGCTCCTTTGCGCGACAGATGGCAGTTTTGGCTGAAGACGGCGGAGGGGGCGCGCGCTCTGGGTGTGCTGAAGGCGGTAGAAGCCGTGCCGCTGCTGGTGGAGAAGGCAAGCTCCTCCTTTCCGCCCGACCCGTATGTGTTTGCCCTGGCTCGCATGGAAGACCGACGGGCGATGGAGGTGCTGCGACAATATGTAGCGGGGTGCAGCGGAGACGTGCGCAGCAGGTCTCTGCCGCTGGAGCCGGAACAGCCAGACCCCGCGTGGGCATACTGGCGGATGCGCACGGTAGGAATGACTTTACAAGAGGCGATACAGGAGCTAATCCGCGAGGTGAATGAAGAACAGTACGTGGGAACCGACCTGTGGGTTGGGGAGATGCTGGAGTATATCGGTCAGCCTGCGGTGCCCGCCTTGATTAAGGTGCT
Coding sequences within it:
- a CDS encoding HEAT repeat domain-containing protein — protein: MKTIFICVPAVALLSAFALGAESPLKARSKVILPGIIFKPTPRPLVEIHRLSAKNPAALLSYLDDQWLDRKVYGTTEPLVRWKDMEDMRSQMRVYALRRLGDVASPELIPSLEEYVRRYEVAAKPLEGWTYGPNEIYLELADRVRYTIERIRCRAQGRDAYVKAMVAWVQTPEPPLTAPLRDRWQFWLKTAEGARALGVLKAVEAVPLLVEKASSSFPPDPYVFALARMEDRRAMEVLRQYVAGCSGDVRSRSLPLEPEQPDPAWAYWRMRTVGMTLQEAIQELIREVNEEQYVGTDLWVGEMLEYIGQPAVPALIKVLEDPSSHEPAVSTALHVLTRLRAPEAASAFLGILRRGPCRDMAARGLGWLEAREAFDDLLAAARQEEDLGLRLSAIDALKRLGDARAEPLLLELLEHPHSSIRLSAAEALIQVATRAAIPRLRHWLQIEPEVRVRTALRYAIEQASKRGEGR